The Planococcus versutus genome contains a region encoding:
- a CDS encoding rhodanese-like domain-containing protein, translating to MDWITWLLVGAAVLWLVYRFTTPTKGVQTISTEEMKMQLGKKDKQYIDVRTPGEFKGNHIKGFKNIPLNELPKRMTELSKEKEVLVICQSGMRSSKASQLLKKNGFTTITNIKGGMSSYRK from the coding sequence ATGGACTGGATTACATGGCTTTTAGTTGGAGCAGCTGTCCTTTGGTTAGTTTATCGATTCACAACACCTACTAAAGGAGTTCAAACGATTTCTACAGAAGAAATGAAAATGCAGCTTGGCAAGAAAGATAAGCAGTATATCGACGTGCGAACTCCAGGAGAATTTAAAGGGAATCATATCAAAGGCTTTAAAAACATCCCATTAAATGAGTTGCCAAAGCGCATGACTGAACTATCAAAAGAAAAAGAAGTACTAGTTATTTGTCAAAGCGGAATGCGCAGCAGCAAAGCTAGTCAATTATTGAAGAAAAATGGGTTTACTACGATAACAAATATTAAAGGCGGCATGAGCAGTTACCGCAAATAA
- a CDS encoding DsrE/DsrF/DrsH-like family protein, whose translation MAQEQKKTTIVLFSGDYDKAMAAYIIANGAAAYDHEVTIFHTFWGLNALRKENPPALKKGRLEAMFGKMMPRGADKLGLSNMQFGGMGPKMIKQVMKKHNALSLPQLIEMAAEQDVKMIACTMTMDLLGLQQEELLDGIEYAGVAAYLGDAEDGNVNLFI comes from the coding sequence ATGGCACAAGAGCAAAAGAAAACGACGATCGTATTATTCAGCGGTGATTATGATAAGGCGATGGCAGCTTATATCATTGCTAACGGTGCTGCAGCATATGATCACGAAGTAACAATTTTCCACACATTCTGGGGATTGAATGCATTACGAAAAGAAAATCCACCAGCTTTGAAAAAAGGTCGTTTAGAAGCCATGTTCGGTAAAATGATGCCAAGAGGTGCAGATAAACTCGGTTTATCAAATATGCAGTTTGGTGGAATGGGACCTAAGATGATTAAACAAGTTATGAAAAAGCACAATGCATTATCTTTACCACAACTAATTGAAATGGCAGCAGAGCAAGACGTGAAAATGATCGCCTGTACGATGACAATGGATCTTCTGGGGTTACAACAAGAAGAATTGCTCGATGGAATTGAATACGCAGGTGTTGCAGCTTATCTCGGAGATGCAGAAGACGGAAACGTTAACTTATTCATCTAA
- a CDS encoding metal-sensitive transcriptional regulator: MKYDKLVENRLKRIEGQLRGVIRMVENDGECRDVVMQLSAVRSAVDRAIGVIVSDNLETCVRESIEKGESTENMVKEAVDLLVKSR, from the coding sequence ATGAAATACGACAAACTTGTTGAAAACCGATTGAAAAGAATAGAAGGTCAGCTCCGGGGCGTTATTAGAATGGTAGAAAACGACGGAGAGTGTAGAGATGTCGTTATGCAACTTTCAGCAGTAAGAAGTGCAGTAGACCGTGCTATCGGCGTTATTGTTAGCGATAACCTTGAAACGTGCGTACGTGAAAGCATAGAGAAAGGCGAAAGCACAGAGAATATGGTAAAAGAAGCTGTTGACTTACTAGTGAAAAGCAGATAA
- a CDS encoding DUF302 domain-containing protein, protein MFNYTVDTLKTVNEAVEALEENLKAEKFGVLWNFDLTAKLQEKGEDFDTPYRILEVCNPKEANRVLSENLMIGYFLPCKIVVYKESDSVKIGMPKPTALIGMVEDQTIKSIAEDIEERLIKCIDQSA, encoded by the coding sequence ATGTTTAATTACACAGTAGATACATTAAAAACAGTAAACGAAGCGGTTGAAGCTTTAGAGGAAAATCTAAAGGCGGAGAAATTCGGTGTTCTTTGGAATTTCGATTTGACTGCCAAACTTCAAGAAAAAGGAGAAGACTTCGATACGCCTTATAGAATTCTAGAGGTTTGTAATCCAAAAGAAGCGAACCGTGTGTTATCGGAAAACTTAATGATCGGCTATTTCTTACCGTGTAAAATCGTAGTGTATAAAGAAAGTGATAGCGTGAAAATTGGAATGCCGAAGCCTACTGCTTTGATTGGTATGGTTGAAGACCAAACTATTAAATCGATTGCTGAGGATATTGAAGAACGTTTGATCAAGTGCATCGACCAGTCTGCATAA
- a CDS encoding OsmC family protein codes for MTLHSFQLTADWPGFRNGIGEIETGNLKTQISIPSEMDGPGVGTNPDEMLLGAAATCYIITLAAMMERSKLEKQSLTMESEGIVEVEKGVTTYKRIVHKPQVVLTADASEKDLALAQKLAEKAESSCMITRAIKGNVEIELQADIRKGN; via the coding sequence ATGACATTGCATAGTTTTCAGTTAACAGCAGATTGGCCTGGCTTTCGCAACGGTATAGGAGAAATTGAAACAGGGAATTTAAAAACTCAAATTTCGATTCCATCCGAAATGGATGGTCCGGGAGTTGGCACGAACCCAGATGAAATGTTGTTAGGAGCAGCAGCTACTTGTTATATTATCACGTTAGCGGCCATGATGGAGCGCAGCAAATTAGAGAAACAATCGCTAACGATGGAATCAGAAGGAATTGTAGAAGTCGAAAAAGGCGTAACTACTTACAAGCGCATTGTTCACAAACCACAAGTGGTTTTAACAGCAGATGCTTCTGAAAAGGACTTAGCATTGGCACAAAAACTCGCAGAAAAAGCAGAAAGTTCATGCATGATTACACGTGCGATTAAAGGCAATGTGGAAATTGAATTGCAAGCAGATATTAGAAAAGGAAACTAA
- a CDS encoding carbohydrate kinase family protein: protein MEKVKHVLTYGDVFVDYIATNTSNTSFNRHLGGATVNVATGVSGLGVPSEFITITGDDETSTFVRNELLNEGVNLSHAIITPKKRVSGVYIQLTSDFDRVFASYVNETPDLQVTYEQLKSQSFEDANIFHFCSGTLFHPKARTTTQKAIELAKNNHVICSYDVNIRLLRWENEELCRQTVCEFLPSADIGKLTKEELAFLMETESFEEGMMRLSRYAIPLVLVTDGENGTYAGFQNQIHHVPEIPVQAVDTTGAGDAFMAGIIRHVYLFGLPETKQEVIECTNFGNQMGALCATKIGALTAMPRMAEWKKNN, encoded by the coding sequence ATGGAAAAAGTAAAGCATGTCCTCACATATGGCGATGTATTTGTAGATTATATTGCTACAAATACCTCTAATACTTCTTTTAATAGACACCTTGGTGGAGCTACAGTAAATGTAGCGACTGGTGTCAGTGGCTTAGGCGTGCCTTCTGAATTTATCACAATTACAGGCGATGATGAAACGTCAACTTTTGTGCGAAATGAACTGCTAAATGAAGGAGTAAATTTAAGTCATGCCATTATAACTCCTAAAAAACGAGTTAGCGGTGTGTATATACAGTTGACTTCTGATTTTGATCGCGTGTTTGCATCGTATGTCAATGAAACTCCAGATCTTCAAGTGACATACGAACAACTTAAATCACAATCTTTTGAAGATGCTAATATTTTTCACTTTTGTTCTGGTACACTGTTTCACCCTAAGGCGAGAACCACTACTCAAAAAGCAATCGAGTTAGCAAAAAACAATCATGTTATTTGTTCGTACGATGTTAATATCCGTCTTTTGCGCTGGGAAAATGAAGAGCTTTGCCGCCAAACCGTATGTGAATTTCTACCATCAGCAGATATTGGTAAGCTGACAAAAGAAGAACTTGCTTTTCTAATGGAAACCGAGTCATTCGAAGAAGGAATGATGCGATTATCGCGTTATGCTATTCCGTTAGTGTTGGTGACAGATGGTGAAAACGGCACTTACGCAGGTTTTCAAAACCAAATTCATCACGTGCCAGAAATTCCGGTACAAGCTGTAGACACGACAGGAGCTGGAGATGCTTTCATGGCGGGAATCATTCGTCATGTCTATTTGTTTGGATTGCCTGAGACAAAACAAGAAGTGATCGAATGTACAAATTTCGGAAATCAAATGGGCGCGCTTTGTGCAACGAAAATAGGCGCGTTAACTGCCATGCCGCGCATGGCAGAATGGAAGAAAAATAACTAG
- a CDS encoding GNAT family N-acetyltransferase: MELTIRQAQSADAEKIAPLIINAIGDIANHMTAQKEPEAVLEKIEDMIRGENTRHSYHYTHVATLDGDIAGTLVLYHGNQAEALDRYLIEQLKEQGHERTIEPEARMDEWYIDTVSVDPSYQGKGIGSKLFEYAEAIVSSKGGGKLSLNVDIDKEGAIRLYKRLGYIVSEPWTIIGEPFHHMVKVVS; this comes from the coding sequence TTGGAACTTACTATTCGACAAGCTCAGTCCGCCGATGCTGAAAAAATTGCACCTCTCATTATTAATGCGATCGGTGACATTGCGAATCATATGACCGCTCAAAAAGAACCAGAAGCAGTACTTGAAAAGATAGAAGACATGATCCGTGGAGAAAATACACGTCATAGCTATCATTATACGCATGTAGCGACTTTAGATGGCGATATTGCTGGTACGTTAGTGCTTTATCATGGCAATCAAGCAGAAGCACTAGATCGTTATTTAATCGAGCAACTAAAAGAACAAGGACACGAACGAACCATTGAACCAGAAGCACGCATGGATGAATGGTATATTGACACCGTTTCTGTTGACCCTAGTTACCAAGGAAAAGGAATTGGTTCAAAGCTATTTGAGTATGCAGAAGCCATTGTATCGTCAAAAGGAGGCGGTAAGCTTTCTCTTAATGTTGATATCGATAAAGAAGGAGCTATAAGACTTTACAAACGTCTTGGCTATATCGTTTCTGAGCCATGGACAATTATCGGCGAACCATTTCATCATATGGTAAAAGTAGTTTCTTAA
- a CDS encoding methionine ABC transporter ATP-binding protein — translation MIQIEKLTKTYTTKHGTVTGVDNISLDIGKGEIFGIVGYSGAGKSSLIRCINLLERPSSGSVKVDGKDLTKLNGEQLRKARLKIGMIFQHFHLISQKTVYDNIAFALRAAGTSNKDIKTRVEELLEMVGLADKRNVYPAQLSGGQKQRVGIARALANNPAVLLCDEATSALDPNTTLSILRLLKDINHQLNITIVLITHEMNVVKEICDRMAIMQSGLVIEEGYVYNIFAAPQKKLTKEFISSVVSFNVPTQILSGFTGTLVKVLFKGGVAGEGVISDMLQNFEVKGNFLHGAIEYIQEQPLGIFIMELKGNKSAVTDAINYMESRLAIVEVMSNGN, via the coding sequence ATGATACAGATAGAGAAATTGACAAAAACATACACAACCAAACATGGCACGGTCACTGGAGTTGACAATATCTCTTTAGATATTGGGAAAGGAGAAATTTTTGGCATCGTCGGTTACTCTGGAGCAGGAAAAAGTTCGTTAATCCGTTGCATTAACTTGCTCGAACGGCCAAGCTCAGGAAGTGTCAAAGTAGATGGAAAAGACTTAACCAAGTTAAACGGCGAGCAGTTGCGAAAAGCACGTTTGAAAATTGGAATGATTTTTCAACATTTTCATTTGATTAGTCAAAAGACGGTGTATGATAATATCGCTTTTGCGTTACGGGCAGCAGGGACGTCTAACAAAGACATTAAGACGCGTGTAGAAGAATTGCTAGAAATGGTTGGTTTGGCAGATAAGCGTAATGTCTACCCAGCGCAACTAAGTGGTGGCCAAAAACAACGTGTAGGCATTGCGCGAGCACTGGCTAATAATCCTGCTGTATTGTTATGCGATGAAGCAACATCTGCACTAGACCCAAATACGACTTTGTCTATTTTGCGGTTATTAAAAGATATTAATCATCAATTGAATATCACAATTGTTTTAATCACACATGAAATGAACGTAGTAAAAGAAATTTGCGACCGCATGGCCATTATGCAAAGTGGACTTGTGATTGAAGAAGGTTACGTATATAACATTTTCGCAGCTCCTCAAAAAAAACTAACAAAAGAATTTATTTCTAGTGTTGTTTCGTTCAATGTACCAACTCAAATTTTGAGCGGATTTACAGGCACTTTAGTAAAAGTACTGTTTAAAGGCGGCGTAGCTGGCGAAGGCGTTATTTCTGATATGCTCCAGAACTTTGAGGTGAAAGGAAATTTTTTACACGGAGCAATCGAGTATATTCAAGAGCAGCCACTTGGTATCTTCATTATGGAGTTAAAAGGCAATAAATCCGCTGTTACAGATGCTATAAACTATATGGAAAGTAGATTAGCAATAGTAGAGGTGATGTCGAATGGGAATTGA
- a CDS encoding carbon-nitrogen family hydrolase, producing the protein MKIACVQMDIVFGEPEKNYQQVLAYLKEATANGADTIVLPEMWNTGYALTELSTLADNTNRTVEMLKSFAKENTVNIVGGSVSTEKNKGFYNTMYVVNKNGELVSEYDKAHRFGLMDEHIHLEEGDTLGTFELENVVYGGVICYDIRFPEWIRAQALNGAKLIFVSAEWPEPRIDHWRTLLQARAIENQCFVVGVNRIGSDPKNVFGGSTIVIAPWGEVRLDMKKEEGIGYVEIDLEEVEEVRKRIPVFEDRREKLYGKFRI; encoded by the coding sequence ATGAAGATTGCATGTGTTCAAATGGATATTGTATTTGGAGAACCAGAAAAGAACTATCAGCAAGTATTAGCTTATTTAAAAGAGGCAACCGCGAATGGTGCAGATACGATTGTTTTACCTGAAATGTGGAATACTGGCTACGCATTGACAGAACTCAGTACATTAGCTGACAACACAAATCGTACAGTGGAAATGCTGAAGAGTTTTGCAAAAGAGAACACTGTAAACATTGTTGGGGGATCTGTATCAACAGAAAAAAATAAAGGATTTTACAATACGATGTATGTTGTCAATAAAAACGGCGAGCTTGTATCAGAATATGATAAAGCACATCGGTTTGGATTGATGGATGAACACATTCATTTAGAAGAAGGAGACACACTTGGCACATTTGAGTTGGAAAACGTCGTATACGGTGGTGTAATTTGCTACGACATTCGCTTTCCGGAATGGATTCGTGCGCAAGCATTAAACGGTGCAAAACTTATCTTTGTATCAGCAGAATGGCCAGAACCAAGAATTGACCATTGGCGTACGCTTTTGCAAGCGCGTGCGATTGAAAACCAATGCTTTGTCGTTGGTGTAAACCGCATTGGCAGTGATCCCAAAAACGTATTTGGAGGCAGCACAATAGTTATAGCTCCATGGGGAGAAGTTCGTTTAGACATGAAAAAAGAAGAAGGCATTGGTTATGTAGAAATTGATTTGGAAGAAGTAGAAGAAGTTCGCAAACGTATTCCGGTTTTTGAGGACCGTCGCGAAAAATTATATGGAAAATTCAGAATTTGA
- a CDS encoding pyridoxal phosphate-dependent aminotransferase, which yields MEFSNRLQNLPTQFFASLVAKTTKAVLEGRDVINLGQGNPDQPTPDHIIKALQTAVTDPQTHKYSPFRGISTLRQAAADFYKREYDVEIDPDLEVAIMCGTKIGLVELPLALLNPEDLLLLPDPGYPDYLSGAPLAGIDFELMKLHPQQGYLPNYDELSEAVRARAKLMYLNYPNNPTGAVANKEFFDETVAFAKENDLAIVHDFAYGAVGFEGKKPVSFLQSKGAKEVGIEMYTLSKTYNMAGWRIGFAVGHSKMIEALNLIQDHLFAGLFPAVQLAAAEALTADQQCVDDLVDLYEKRRNVLVTECTRIGWEITAPLGSFFAWLPIPGGFTSAEFADFLLEKADISVAAGSGFGDGGEGFVRVGLLVDESRIVEAIDRIEKLHLF from the coding sequence ATGGAATTTTCTAACCGCTTACAAAATCTACCTACTCAATTCTTTGCCTCACTCGTTGCAAAAACGACCAAAGCTGTGCTTGAAGGACGCGATGTCATCAATCTTGGCCAAGGAAATCCAGATCAACCTACCCCTGATCATATTATTAAAGCATTGCAAACAGCCGTTACTGATCCGCAAACACACAAGTATTCTCCTTTTCGTGGCATATCAACTTTGCGACAAGCCGCCGCAGATTTTTACAAACGCGAGTATGACGTAGAAATCGATCCTGATTTAGAAGTAGCTATTATGTGTGGAACAAAAATCGGTCTTGTTGAATTGCCATTAGCATTATTAAATCCCGAAGATCTTTTGTTGTTACCAGATCCCGGCTATCCTGACTATTTATCAGGAGCGCCATTAGCAGGTATTGACTTTGAATTGATGAAATTACATCCACAACAAGGCTATTTACCAAACTATGACGAGTTATCGGAAGCCGTTCGCGCGCGTGCAAAATTAATGTACTTAAACTATCCTAATAACCCAACTGGCGCAGTAGCAAACAAAGAATTTTTTGATGAAACCGTAGCTTTTGCAAAAGAAAATGACCTAGCTATTGTTCATGACTTTGCTTACGGAGCAGTAGGCTTCGAAGGCAAAAAACCAGTTAGCTTCTTGCAATCTAAAGGAGCGAAAGAAGTCGGCATTGAAATGTATACTTTATCGAAAACGTACAATATGGCCGGTTGGCGGATTGGATTTGCGGTCGGACATTCCAAAATGATTGAAGCATTAAACTTAATCCAAGATCATTTGTTTGCTGGATTATTTCCTGCCGTTCAACTTGCTGCAGCGGAAGCTTTAACTGCAGATCAACAATGTGTGGATGATTTAGTAGACCTGTATGAAAAACGCAGAAATGTTCTTGTTACAGAATGTACACGTATCGGTTGGGAAATCACGGCGCCACTTGGTTCTTTCTTTGCTTGGCTGCCCATTCCAGGCGGATTCACAAGTGCTGAATTTGCTGATTTCCTGCTTGAAAAAGCTGATATTTCAGTTGCGGCTGGCAGTGGATTTGGAGACGGTGGAGAAGGCTTTGTCCGTGTTGGACTACTAGTTGACGAAAGTCGAATCGTTGAAGCAATCGATCGAATCGAAAAGCTCCATTTGTTTTAA
- the lepB gene encoding signal peptidase I, with product MYKDPVKESISWMRVILLTVMIVLLSRHFLFEPVAVHGESMMPTFEENDKVVLAKIYSIENFDMIVFTAPNGVNFIKRVIGIPGDIISIQDDQLYINGKAQAEPYLDKNYQTAKQMGMLRLTEDMEEFTVPAASYFVLGDNRSNSTDSRILGFVSEKTVIGEVKIRIAPFNHIGLVE from the coding sequence GTGTATAAAGATCCGGTGAAAGAATCGATATCTTGGATGCGTGTCATCTTATTGACAGTGATGATTGTCTTGTTATCGCGCCATTTTCTCTTTGAACCAGTAGCTGTCCATGGTGAATCGATGATGCCGACATTTGAAGAAAACGATAAAGTCGTGTTAGCGAAAATCTATTCTATCGAAAACTTCGATATGATTGTCTTTACTGCTCCAAATGGTGTCAATTTCATCAAACGCGTAATTGGCATTCCGGGAGATATCATTTCCATACAAGATGATCAATTGTATATAAACGGCAAGGCCCAAGCTGAGCCTTATTTAGATAAAAATTATCAAACTGCAAAGCAAATGGGAATGCTTCGACTGACTGAAGATATGGAAGAGTTTACAGTTCCTGCTGCGTCTTATTTCGTGTTGGGTGATAATCGATCGAATAGTACAGATTCAAGAATTCTAGGATTTGTTTCTGAAAAAACGGTTATAGGCGAAGTGAAAATTCGAATTGCGCCATTCAATCATATCGGACTGGTCGAATAA
- a CDS encoding SEC-C metal-binding domain-containing protein — translation MVGRNDPCPCGSGKKYKKCHGKQETVSINDLINEELFKVRQQFFSENPNQTHITEFRELQQEWQPHLMNSMAENDAQAFVIENFLFMKKPELWEEFLEKQIDLAQRPSTKEVLGDWNNVKVFIGQYVKGDTKTAQFTDALTGETLEMADQPPTDMENGQGLLAILLPDSRVGENGVLFLNGYLTVVGEFKPFFDQLTAQMASANAAQDESYLRDNYLTIVEQIVKYSTGSVEESISLSPEHDSVMVELDKHIEQANFDEETVGNITSILNSYLVSQQPIVQKPEALVAGYWRFLQDHELIKGPMLSAKDLSEKFDVSSSTILKRSKEFSAYFEELLAKK, via the coding sequence ATGGTAGGAAGAAATGATCCATGCCCATGTGGCAGTGGCAAGAAATACAAAAAGTGTCACGGAAAACAAGAAACTGTGTCTATCAACGATTTGATTAATGAAGAACTTTTCAAAGTACGCCAACAGTTCTTCTCGGAAAACCCAAATCAGACTCATATTACTGAGTTCCGCGAACTTCAACAAGAATGGCAGCCGCATTTAATGAACTCAATGGCTGAAAACGATGCGCAAGCATTTGTTATTGAAAATTTCCTGTTTATGAAAAAGCCTGAACTGTGGGAAGAGTTTTTAGAAAAACAAATTGATTTGGCTCAACGTCCTTCAACAAAAGAAGTGCTTGGCGATTGGAACAATGTTAAAGTCTTCATTGGTCAATATGTTAAAGGTGATACAAAAACAGCTCAATTTACAGATGCATTGACTGGTGAAACGCTTGAAATGGCAGACCAGCCACCAACTGACATGGAAAATGGGCAAGGCTTATTAGCCATCCTATTACCTGACTCTCGTGTTGGAGAAAATGGTGTCCTTTTCCTTAACGGCTATTTAACAGTAGTAGGAGAGTTTAAGCCGTTCTTCGATCAGTTAACGGCTCAAATGGCTTCTGCTAATGCTGCGCAAGACGAAAGTTATCTTCGCGATAATTATTTAACAATTGTTGAACAAATTGTTAAGTACTCAACTGGCAGTGTAGAAGAAAGCATTTCGCTTTCTCCAGAACACGACTCCGTAATGGTTGAACTTGATAAGCATATTGAGCAAGCTAATTTTGATGAAGAAACGGTCGGCAATATTACTAGTATTTTAAACAGTTATCTTGTAAGCCAGCAACCAATTGTTCAAAAACCCGAGGCTCTTGTAGCAGGATATTGGAGATTCTTGCAAGACCACGAACTGATAAAAGGACCTATGTTGTCTGCAAAAGATTTAAGCGAAAAATTCGACGTTTCTTCGAGTACGATTTTAAAACGTTCAAAAGAATTTAGTGCTTATTTCGAAGAATTGCTAGCAAAAAAATAA
- a CDS encoding DUF421 domain-containing protein yields the protein MFEITLDSFIRIVTVGFLAYVGLVIFLRISGKRTLTKLNAFDFVVTVALGSTLATVLLNSSVSLLEGMTAFALLIFLQYVITLLSVHSSRFNAIIKSEPRLLFLDGQFLRSAMKKERIKEIEILQVIRNSGFGSTEKVKAVVLETDGSLSVISSETGNALENVNSSSETV from the coding sequence ATGTTTGAAATTACACTCGATAGTTTTATTCGGATTGTAACAGTCGGTTTTCTTGCGTACGTTGGGTTGGTTATTTTCCTACGCATTTCTGGCAAACGAACATTAACGAAATTGAACGCTTTTGACTTTGTCGTAACCGTTGCACTTGGTTCAACATTGGCAACTGTTTTACTGAATAGCAGTGTCAGCTTATTAGAAGGAATGACCGCATTTGCCTTATTAATATTTTTGCAGTATGTAATCACTCTTCTATCTGTCCACTCTAGTCGGTTTAACGCTATCATCAAATCGGAACCGCGCTTACTATTTCTAGATGGACAATTTTTGAGAAGTGCTATGAAAAAAGAACGGATTAAAGAAATTGAAATCTTACAAGTGATACGCAATAGTGGATTTGGCTCTACAGAGAAAGTGAAAGCAGTTGTTCTAGAAACAGATGGAAGCTTGTCTGTCATAAGCAGTGAAACAGGAAACGCTTTGGAAAATGTGAACTCGAGCAGTGAAACTGTCTAG
- a CDS encoding acyl-CoA thioesterase, whose amino-acid sequence MEAKPMKESRTIQTKLVLPPDTNHMNSIFGGKVLAYIDEIAGITAMKHARRQVVVTASIDSVDFLSSAKVGDVLELEANVTSTGRTSMEVYVRVTSQNLQTGEEKLTTESFLTMVAMGDDGKPTPVPPVRPESAGEKLFFETAPARREHRKMRVKTPRE is encoded by the coding sequence ATGGAAGCCAAACCGATGAAAGAATCCAGAACCATTCAAACAAAACTAGTACTTCCTCCAGACACAAACCATATGAACTCTATTTTTGGAGGCAAGGTGTTAGCTTATATCGATGAAATTGCAGGAATTACAGCGATGAAGCACGCACGTCGCCAAGTTGTTGTAACAGCGTCAATTGACTCTGTGGATTTCTTGTCTTCTGCTAAAGTAGGAGATGTACTAGAACTTGAAGCAAATGTAACATCCACAGGCCGTACATCGATGGAAGTCTATGTGCGCGTCACATCACAGAACTTACAAACCGGTGAAGAAAAATTAACGACTGAATCGTTCTTGACGATGGTCGCAATGGGAGACGACGGCAAGCCGACACCTGTACCACCTGTACGACCTGAATCAGCCGGCGAAAAATTATTTTTCGAGACAGCACCTGCGAGACGTGAACACCGAAAAATGCGTGTAAAAACGCCAAGAGAATAA
- a CDS encoding aminoglycoside N(3)-acetyltransferase, whose amino-acid sequence MSELLNILNTPEFQSKSSLKQQLLSLGIRAGDNLMIHSSLKSMGWIAGGAQTVVEALMETVTETGTLVMPAQSTGNSDPVYWMEPPVPENWHQPIRDALPAYDPYLSEMRGMGKIAECFHRHPLTVRSPHPSHSFMAWGSKAIQWMSEQPLEDSFGRKSPLAKMLQANVKILLIGVGFDSCTALHYAEFVQESRKTSPQGAAMLIGGKRVWQTFDCVEMDAERFPEIAKAFPGVISEGQWGQAKTHLVEMKPLVDFGIDWVCQHAKA is encoded by the coding sequence ATGTCAGAGTTATTGAATATTTTAAACACACCTGAATTCCAGTCAAAATCATCTTTAAAACAACAACTTCTATCGCTTGGTATTCGAGCTGGAGACAATTTAATGATTCACTCTTCACTTAAATCCATGGGCTGGATCGCTGGAGGCGCTCAAACGGTCGTTGAAGCCTTAATGGAAACCGTTACAGAAACAGGCACATTGGTGATGCCTGCACAGTCTACAGGCAACTCAGACCCTGTTTACTGGATGGAGCCACCTGTTCCTGAAAACTGGCATCAGCCGATTCGCGATGCTTTACCTGCTTATGACCCATACTTGAGCGAAATGCGCGGTATGGGGAAAATTGCAGAATGCTTTCATCGCCACCCACTGACTGTTCGAAGCCCTCATCCGTCACATTCATTTATGGCTTGGGGGAGTAAAGCAATACAGTGGATGAGCGAACAGCCATTAGAAGATTCTTTTGGTCGCAAGTCACCTCTTGCAAAAATGTTGCAAGCTAATGTAAAAATTCTATTGATTGGCGTCGGCTTTGATTCGTGTACCGCTCTTCATTATGCCGAGTTTGTTCAAGAATCTCGCAAGACTTCACCACAAGGTGCGGCTATGTTAATTGGCGGCAAACGTGTTTGGCAAACCTTCGATTGTGTAGAAATGGATGCTGAACGATTTCCAGAAATCGCAAAAGCGTTTCCTGGTGTTATTTCAGAAGGACAATGGGGTCAAGCTAAAACTCACCTTGTCGAAATGAAGCCTCTTGTCGACTTTGGCATCGATTGGGTCTGTCAACATGCTAAAGCATAA
- a CDS encoding Fic/DOC family protein: MSKYQHTSMYCYPGTDVLINFFDVEDDQKLKELEKVYSLLRLSELQLQKPADPLTLTSFLAIHRYILQDVYPFAGELRKEMISKGSSSFAHPKHIEIHLVKIFRELELETYLKGLSSSQLIVRLAYFLSELNALHPFREGNGRSVREFARQLVFNAGYRLDWEKEVESAEIINAFVDSFNKDNNRLERLLAKIIS; encoded by the coding sequence ATGTCTAAGTATCAACATACGTCAATGTATTGTTATCCAGGCACTGATGTGTTGATTAATTTTTTTGATGTAGAAGACGACCAGAAGTTAAAAGAGCTGGAGAAAGTCTATTCTTTGCTTCGTCTTTCGGAACTTCAGTTACAAAAGCCAGCAGATCCGCTAACATTAACTTCATTTTTAGCTATTCATCGTTATATTCTTCAAGATGTTTATCCGTTTGCTGGAGAATTGAGAAAAGAAATGATTTCTAAAGGTTCGTCATCTTTTGCGCATCCTAAGCACATTGAAATCCATTTAGTGAAAATTTTTCGCGAGCTGGAATTAGAAACGTATTTAAAGGGATTATCAAGCAGTCAGTTGATTGTTCGTTTAGCTTACTTTCTTTCAGAATTGAATGCACTGCATCCATTTCGTGAAGGAAATGGTCGCAGTGTTCGCGAATTTGCGCGTCAGCTTGTGTTTAATGCAGGCTATCGGTTAGATTGGGAAAAAGAAGTTGAATCCGCGGAAATTATTAATGCTTTTGTCGATTCGTTCAATAAGGATAACAACCGGCTAGAAAGACTGCTGGCTAAAATTATTTCATAA